Proteins encoded together in one Pongo abelii isolate AG06213 chromosome 8, NHGRI_mPonAbe1-v2.0_pri, whole genome shotgun sequence window:
- the LOC100453243 gene encoding small ribosomal subunit protein bS21m-like, protein MARHLKFITRTVMAQEGNVESAHRTLNRILAMDGFIEDIRRWRYYEKPCHRQQRESYERCRWIYSMEMAHKINFLM, encoded by the coding sequence ATGGCCAGACATCTGAAGTTCATCACCAGGACTGTGATGGCacaggaagggaacgtggaaagcgCACACAGGACCCTAAACAGAATCCTAGCTATGGATGGGTTCATTGAGGACATTAGGCGTTGGCGGTATTATGAGAAGCCATGCCACCGGCAGCAGAGGGAAAGCTATGAGAGGTGCCGGTGGATCTATAGCATGGAAATGGCTCACAAGATCAACTTCTTGATGTGA